A region from the Parasphingopyxis sp. CP4 genome encodes:
- a CDS encoding NAD(P)H-hydrate dehydratase, producing the protein MSQPILTAAEMVAAEQAAVANGISLGQLMDRAGKTVADIACRMAGPVDALILCGPGNNGGDGYVIARELSERGCDVRVAALADPTTEIAIAAREKWNGPVEPVAGTKGATLVIDALFGTGLVRPLSDDLSKALSDHVSAARHSIAVDLPSGIATDTGLLLSPVPRFDVTVALGALKPSHVLQPAATILGRVMLGDIGVVAESELRTIGRPKLTAPGPADHKYSRGYVLVAGGAMAGAARLTAHAAIRSGAGYVALAGPDSPDAPLALVYRLADDPDTLGELLQDERIDVAAIGPGLGLTSKAEARLDRALVSGRRLLLDADALTLLAQRGVECLSECRSPPILTPHHGEFVRLFGEGDGSKIDRARAAASQAKAVIVYKGADTVVAAPDGRAAIAWPASNWLATAGTGDVLTGITAARYSQNDDPFIAACEAVWLHAEAGRRAGAFLIADDLLDTLPDALVSCL; encoded by the coding sequence ATGAGCCAGCCGATCCTGACCGCCGCGGAAATGGTGGCTGCCGAACAGGCGGCTGTCGCGAACGGCATATCGCTCGGCCAATTGATGGACAGGGCGGGCAAGACGGTTGCTGACATCGCCTGTCGAATGGCCGGACCGGTGGATGCGCTGATCCTGTGCGGACCCGGCAATAATGGCGGCGATGGTTATGTGATCGCGCGTGAGCTGTCAGAGCGCGGATGCGATGTGCGCGTCGCGGCGCTTGCTGATCCGACAACCGAGATTGCGATCGCGGCACGTGAGAAATGGAACGGCCCCGTAGAGCCTGTCGCCGGAACCAAGGGTGCGACCCTCGTTATCGATGCGCTATTCGGTACGGGACTGGTGCGTCCGTTGAGCGACGATCTGTCGAAAGCGTTGTCAGATCATGTTTCTGCTGCACGCCACAGTATCGCGGTCGATCTGCCGAGCGGGATCGCAACTGATACCGGCCTGCTCTTATCACCGGTCCCGCGTTTCGATGTGACGGTTGCGCTGGGCGCGTTGAAACCATCGCATGTGCTGCAACCGGCTGCGACTATTCTGGGCCGGGTCATGCTCGGCGATATCGGTGTCGTGGCGGAGAGCGAGTTGCGGACGATCGGCAGGCCGAAACTAACCGCTCCTGGTCCTGCCGATCACAAATATTCACGCGGCTATGTGCTGGTAGCCGGCGGTGCAATGGCGGGCGCGGCGAGGCTGACCGCCCATGCCGCCATTCGCAGCGGTGCTGGCTATGTGGCACTGGCAGGACCGGACAGCCCAGACGCACCACTGGCGCTGGTCTATCGATTGGCGGATGATCCGGACACATTGGGAGAATTGCTGCAAGACGAGCGGATTGATGTCGCCGCTATCGGACCCGGGCTGGGATTGACCAGCAAAGCCGAAGCGCGACTCGATCGGGCATTGGTATCAGGACGCCGTTTGCTGCTGGATGCAGACGCGCTGACGCTGCTCGCACAGCGTGGCGTGGAGTGTCTGTCCGAGTGCAGATCTCCCCCGATATTGACCCCGCACCATGGGGAGTTTGTCCGTCTGTTCGGCGAAGGAGATGGTAGCAAGATCGATCGGGCTCGCGCCGCAGCTTCGCAAGCCAAGGCGGTGATCGTCTACAAAGGCGCTGATACAGTCGTTGCGGCGCCGGACGGGCGTGCTGCGATCGCCTGGCCGGCCTCAAACTGGCTGGCGACCGCCGGTACGGGCGATGTGCTGACAGGGATTACTGCGGCCCGATATTCCCAGAATGACGATCCGTTCATTGCCGCCTGCGAGGCAGTGTGGCTGCACGCAGAAGCTGGCCGCCGCGCCGGTGCATTCCTGATCGCAGATGATCTTCTCGATACACTCCCGGACGCGCTGGTAAGCTGTCTCTAG
- a CDS encoding 4-(cytidine 5'-diphospho)-2-C-methyl-D-erythritol kinase codes for MTVEAAALRETAYAKINLALHVRAREPDGYHRIETLFAYCSDGDMVSVTPAPELTLSIDGPFAAGLSTGQDNLVIQAAQALKSQTAGAKGAALHLTKTLPIASGVGGGSSDAAAALRLLNRFWDAGADERLLHDIAADLGADVPACIASQTCFGSGRGDDLKFLAPCRLDGMPVLLVNPRVPVETGPVFAGWDGVDRGALDVEPPLTLDSDWRNDLQKPACAIAPEIEGVLDWITGQPDVIFHRMSGSGATCFALFDSPAACERAETAVRRDHPGWWTMASQLR; via the coding sequence ATGACCGTTGAGGCAGCGGCATTGCGGGAAACCGCCTATGCCAAGATCAACCTTGCGCTGCATGTCCGCGCGCGCGAGCCGGATGGCTATCACAGGATCGAGACGCTCTTCGCATATTGCAGTGACGGTGACATGGTGTCTGTGACACCGGCACCTGAGCTGACATTATCGATCGACGGGCCTTTTGCGGCGGGCTTGTCCACCGGCCAAGACAATCTCGTAATCCAGGCGGCGCAGGCACTGAAAAGCCAGACTGCAGGCGCAAAAGGGGCGGCGCTTCACCTCACAAAGACTCTGCCGATTGCGTCGGGCGTCGGCGGCGGATCGAGCGATGCGGCGGCTGCGCTTCGGTTGCTCAACCGGTTTTGGGATGCGGGCGCAGATGAGCGCTTGCTGCATGACATTGCCGCTGATCTCGGGGCAGATGTGCCCGCCTGTATCGCATCGCAGACCTGTTTCGGTTCGGGCCGCGGGGACGATCTTAAATTCCTCGCACCGTGCAGGCTGGACGGGATGCCGGTGCTGCTGGTTAATCCGCGCGTTCCTGTCGAAACCGGCCCTGTCTTTGCGGGCTGGGATGGCGTCGACCGCGGGGCCTTGGATGTTGAACCTCCGCTCACCCTGGATTCCGATTGGCGCAATGACTTGCAAAAACCGGCTTGCGCCATCGCTCCGGAGATTGAAGGCGTACTGGATTGGATCACTGGCCAACCGGATGTGATCTTCCATCGCATGTCGGGATCTGGGGCGACATGTTTCGCGCTGTTTGACAGCCCGGCGGCATGCGAACGGGCAGAAACAGCCGTCAGGCGCGATCATCCCGGTTGGTGGACCATGGCGTCACAGCTACGGTAA
- a CDS encoding tetratricopeptide repeat protein produces the protein MFRKAAEGRTIPICNRFSRISAVALAAAITFSGAAEANNPLAEYARARVADASGQIDLAARGYASALTDAPFDQTLAARTYRRAVAAGDRNLALRGAQSLQAADALPPDGEFLFLIEALEDGDWTEARRIVDRIEEQGLFASLSTVMRAWIAFGAGDEDPLAILDRETDSSVATAYISEHRALMLLAMRRYDEGISATLGLTNLGAPRFLRLRLAAAARLAQARRRDDAIALLPGNSRAELSARANIERRRSVPGAIDSAADGIAEMFVRLATEINRQNASSLALTISRFATFLAPDNSVGWFVTSGILNQADQEDAALAALDSVDRRDPFFSDVQDMRVQLLAQTNETDAALELARAQAERRNAAAADWQRYGERYAAIGRYEEAADAYGRALTLAGGDDAPWTAWLLYGGALLDADRWDESRPALEKAVERGPDQPVVLNYLGYALLERREDLDYAEELIRRASELNPDSPSITDSLGWVHYVRGNLDQAIPMLERAAVGEPAEPTINEHLGDAYWAAGRRRDARFAWQAALVSAEDDMAERIQQKIDIGLTAETASP, from the coding sequence TTGTTCCGGAAGGCGGCGGAGGGCCGAACTATCCCAATATGTAATCGTTTTTCTCGTATTTCCGCGGTTGCCCTAGCCGCGGCAATCACTTTTTCAGGCGCTGCAGAAGCCAATAATCCGCTCGCCGAATATGCACGCGCGCGGGTCGCCGATGCATCGGGCCAGATCGACCTGGCGGCGCGCGGATATGCATCTGCGTTGACTGACGCACCGTTTGACCAGACGCTTGCTGCGCGTACCTATCGCCGCGCAGTTGCGGCGGGTGACCGGAACCTCGCGTTGCGCGGGGCACAATCGCTGCAGGCGGCCGACGCGTTGCCACCAGATGGCGAGTTCCTGTTCCTGATCGAGGCGCTAGAAGATGGCGATTGGACCGAGGCTCGCCGGATTGTTGATCGAATAGAGGAACAAGGCCTTTTTGCCTCATTGTCGACGGTCATGCGTGCCTGGATTGCATTTGGTGCGGGTGACGAAGATCCACTGGCAATCCTGGACCGCGAAACTGACAGCAGCGTAGCTACCGCATATATCAGCGAACATCGGGCGCTGATGTTGCTGGCGATGCGGCGTTATGACGAAGGCATATCGGCAACCCTTGGTCTTACCAATCTGGGCGCGCCACGGTTTTTGCGCCTTCGGCTGGCGGCGGCTGCGCGTTTGGCCCAAGCCCGACGGCGCGATGATGCGATCGCCCTATTGCCGGGCAACAGCCGGGCCGAACTTTCAGCCCGGGCAAATATCGAACGCCGACGTTCCGTTCCCGGCGCGATTGACAGTGCGGCCGATGGAATTGCCGAGATGTTCGTTCGCCTGGCGACCGAGATCAATCGGCAAAATGCCTCGTCGCTGGCGCTCACAATAAGCCGCTTCGCAACATTTCTTGCGCCCGATAATTCGGTTGGCTGGTTCGTTACCAGTGGAATTCTGAATCAGGCCGATCAGGAAGACGCCGCATTGGCGGCGCTTGATAGTGTCGACCGGCGCGATCCGTTCTTTTCAGATGTTCAGGATATGCGGGTCCAGCTTCTCGCCCAGACCAATGAAACCGATGCCGCGCTTGAACTGGCGCGGGCACAAGCGGAACGGCGGAATGCCGCTGCGGCCGATTGGCAGCGTTACGGCGAACGCTATGCGGCTATCGGACGCTACGAAGAAGCCGCAGATGCCTATGGCCGCGCGTTGACGCTGGCTGGTGGCGATGATGCGCCTTGGACGGCATGGCTGCTCTATGGCGGCGCCTTGCTTGATGCTGACCGCTGGGATGAGTCTCGCCCGGCACTCGAAAAGGCAGTCGAGCGCGGGCCCGATCAACCGGTTGTTCTCAACTATCTCGGCTATGCGTTGCTCGAACGGCGCGAAGATCTCGACTATGCCGAGGAACTCATTCGTCGTGCGAGTGAGTTGAATCCGGATAGCCCGTCGATCACGGACTCTCTGGGCTGGGTGCATTATGTCCGCGGCAATCTTGATCAGGCCATTCCAATGTTGGAGCGTGCTGCAGTTGGCGAACCGGCTGAACCGACGATCAATGAGCATCTTGGCGACGCCTACTGGGCCGCCGGACGGCGTCGTGATGCGCGATTTGCATGGCAAGCGGCCCTTGTATCGGCAGAAGATGATATGGCGGAGCGCATTCAGCAGAAGATCGACATCGGCCTGACGGCCGAAACCGCGTCTCCCTGA
- a CDS encoding N-formylglutamate amidohydrolase: MKDVYLEIEGDSASGLVLIADHASNRVPDDIDLGIHPEVLTKHVAVDIGIDHLSGLVAGHLECPAIVANISRLVVDLHREHDNPSATPVHSDGHHIPGNAELDEAARQARIERFWHPYHGRAAELIEHHQPDMLFTLHSFTPQLESATHDRRPWHAGILYNQDDRAARVAIPKLEALGLHVGDNEPYSGRELNATMDLHAEARGLPYLAIEVRNDLIADAEGARKWAELLAPIISETRDALK; the protein is encoded by the coding sequence ATGAAGGACGTCTATTTGGAAATTGAAGGCGATAGCGCATCGGGGCTCGTGCTGATTGCCGATCATGCATCAAACCGCGTGCCCGATGATATCGATCTCGGTATCCATCCCGAGGTGCTGACGAAGCATGTCGCTGTCGATATCGGTATCGATCACCTCTCTGGCCTTGTCGCAGGGCATCTTGAATGCCCGGCGATTGTCGCGAATATTTCGCGTCTTGTGGTGGATCTCCATCGCGAGCACGACAATCCGTCGGCGACGCCCGTGCATAGCGATGGCCACCATATTCCGGGCAATGCTGAGCTGGATGAGGCGGCGCGCCAGGCACGGATCGAGCGGTTTTGGCATCCCTATCATGGTCGCGCCGCAGAGCTGATAGAGCATCATCAGCCGGACATGCTCTTCACACTCCACAGTTTTACGCCGCAATTGGAGTCTGCCACCCACGATCGGCGACCCTGGCATGCTGGAATTCTTTATAATCAGGATGATCGGGCGGCGCGGGTAGCCATCCCCAAACTGGAGGCGTTGGGTCTGCATGTTGGCGATAACGAGCCCTATTCCGGTCGTGAGCTCAATGCGACGATGGACCTGCATGCCGAGGCCCGCGGATTACCCTATCTCGCCATTGAGGTTCGGAATGACTTGATTGCAGACGCGGAAGGCGCAAGGAAATGGGCCGAATTGCTCGCCCCGATAATCTCCGAAACTCGGGACGCGCTGAAATAG
- a CDS encoding DUF885 family protein, translated as MSFELTRREALAGLAAGTFLAGTGCASLPGQSAGICDAGTTLASEAEALLSLLPEVATYNGAEASLNGGPLARRSNDYSPAGEQALRDGTSASRERIAALNCSTDSSAGLQAAVCEAVLANAGRSADVSYGHINPFSYVNHLPYLVSQISGPHIDTPAVMTTQQSVRSPEAIDAWLEKLDGFEATFDGIIEKIRADESAGCHPPQALLTKVLPVLDSFIAGPAEQHPLIQALETGMSDAVIDRTMRENALRQATTALETKARPAYVRLRDQIADMLPRGQENSGIWAQPDGEALYAANILALGDTEQSADEIHQIGLDEVARISAEMETLLTAQELTQGSVGERMLALADDDRFLFDDSDAGRQELLDYLDTLVREAETRYPEFLPEEVVPQQPMLIRRVPVATQDSAPGGYYDSPSLDGTRPGTYWINLRDMSAVARFALPTLSYHEGVPGHHTQIAIASGLGEAPLIIRIASFNAYQEGWALYSERLMAELGAYEEDPFGDLGRLQDELFRAVRLVVDTGMHHLRWTRERAISYMQEVTGNPESTCVAEIERYMAWPGQALGYKLGQLRLIELREQMRAAQGEAFDLRAFNAVVLSQGAMPLGLVAERVAAAS; from the coding sequence ATGAGTTTCGAACTGACACGCCGTGAGGCATTGGCCGGGCTTGCCGCCGGTACTTTCTTGGCAGGAACCGGATGCGCCTCTCTACCAGGCCAATCTGCCGGAATCTGCGACGCCGGAACAACCCTGGCGAGCGAAGCCGAAGCATTGCTTTCGCTGTTACCGGAAGTCGCAACCTATAACGGCGCGGAAGCATCATTGAATGGCGGTCCGCTTGCGCGGCGGAGCAATGATTATTCCCCCGCCGGTGAGCAAGCATTGCGTGACGGAACATCGGCTAGTCGTGAGCGGATCGCAGCGCTCAATTGCTCGACGGATTCGAGCGCAGGTCTGCAAGCTGCGGTCTGCGAAGCGGTGCTCGCGAATGCGGGACGCTCTGCTGATGTGAGCTATGGCCACATCAATCCATTCAGCTATGTCAATCACCTCCCCTATCTCGTGTCCCAGATCAGCGGGCCGCATATCGACACACCTGCGGTGATGACGACGCAGCAATCGGTGCGGTCTCCTGAAGCGATCGATGCCTGGCTTGAAAAGCTCGATGGGTTCGAGGCGACGTTTGACGGCATCATTGAAAAGATTCGGGCCGATGAAAGTGCCGGATGCCATCCGCCCCAAGCGCTGCTCACCAAGGTGCTGCCGGTGTTGGATTCCTTTATCGCTGGTCCGGCAGAGCAGCATCCGCTGATCCAGGCGCTTGAGACGGGAATGAGCGACGCAGTGATCGACCGGACGATGCGCGAAAATGCCCTCCGCCAGGCGACCACTGCGCTCGAGACCAAAGCTCGACCGGCCTATGTGCGCCTGCGCGACCAGATCGCCGACATGCTTCCGCGTGGTCAGGAAAACTCCGGCATCTGGGCGCAACCCGATGGGGAAGCGCTCTATGCCGCCAATATCCTCGCCCTGGGTGACACCGAACAATCGGCCGATGAGATCCATCAGATCGGGCTGGACGAAGTTGCCCGGATCAGCGCCGAAATGGAGACATTGCTGACCGCTCAAGAGCTTACCCAGGGCAGCGTGGGCGAACGGATGCTAGCGCTCGCCGATGATGACCGCTTCCTGTTCGACGACAGCGATGCAGGTCGCCAGGAGTTGCTAGACTATCTCGATACGCTCGTTCGCGAGGCGGAAACCCGCTACCCCGAATTTCTCCCCGAGGAAGTCGTACCACAGCAACCCATGCTGATCCGCCGCGTACCTGTCGCCACACAAGACAGCGCGCCAGGCGGTTACTACGACTCGCCATCGCTCGATGGCACGCGCCCCGGAACTTACTGGATCAACCTGCGTGACATGTCCGCCGTGGCGCGTTTCGCCTTGCCTACGCTCAGCTATCACGAAGGCGTTCCAGGCCATCACACGCAGATCGCAATTGCCAGCGGTCTTGGCGAGGCACCACTGATCATCAGGATCGCAAGCTTCAACGCCTATCAGGAAGGCTGGGCACTCTATTCAGAACGATTGATGGCGGAACTCGGTGCCTATGAAGAGGATCCGTTCGGCGATCTTGGGCGCTTGCAGGATGAGCTCTTCCGGGCTGTCCGGCTCGTTGTCGATACCGGCATGCACCATCTGCGTTGGACCCGCGAACGGGCGATTTCCTACATGCAGGAGGTGACCGGCAACCCCGAAAGCACCTGTGTGGCAGAAATTGAACGCTATATGGCGTGGCCGGGTCAGGCCCTTGGCTACAAGCTTGGTCAATTGCGCCTGATCGAACTGCGCGAACAGATGCGCGCCGCCCAGGGCGAAGCCTTTGATCTGCGCGCGTTCAATGCGGTCGTGCTCAGCCAGGGCGCCATGCCGCTTGGGCTCGTCGCCGAACGGGTTGCCGCTGCAAGCTGA
- the ilvD gene encoding dihydroxy-acid dehydratase gives MSNRFDKSQLPSRHVSVGPSRAPHRSYYYAMGISEEEIEQPFVAVASAGNDSAPCNTRLDHQADICREGVITGGGLPRRFNTITVTDGIAMGHQGMKSSLVSREVIADSVELSVRGHCYDALVGFAGCDKSLPGMMMAMLRLNIPSIFVYGGSILPGRFHDKDVTVVDVFEAVGQYEAEACPLQELIELEKVACPGHGACGGQFTANTMACVGEAIGLSLPNSNMVPAPYDSNDAIAQAAGQQVMDLLADNIRPRDICTKEAFQNAARVVAATGGSTNAALHLPAMANECGIDFDLFDVAETFKSTPYLADLKPGGKYVAKDMYEAGGVYMLMKTLLADGLLDGNCQTVTGKSLGENIDQVTWNPDQKVIYAVDDAITPTGGVVGLRGSLAPDGAIVKVAGMERLQFEGPAQCFDSEEDCFKAVEERTIAEGSVIVIRYEGPKGGPGMREMLSTTAALYGQGMGEKVALITDGRFSGATRGFCIGHVGPEAADCGPIALVQDGDIIRIDAEAGTIDLVVDAAELEQRRAAWTPRQNDYQAGTLWRYAQNVGPAHEGAVTHPGAKAETHVYADI, from the coding sequence ATGTCCAATCGTTTCGATAAATCGCAGCTGCCGAGCCGGCATGTTTCCGTCGGGCCTTCGCGCGCTCCGCATCGCAGCTATTATTATGCGATGGGGATTAGCGAGGAGGAGATCGAGCAGCCATTTGTCGCCGTCGCGAGTGCGGGAAATGATAGCGCGCCCTGTAATACCCGACTTGATCATCAAGCCGATATCTGCCGCGAAGGCGTGATCACGGGCGGCGGTCTGCCGCGCCGCTTCAACACCATCACCGTTACGGACGGTATCGCGATGGGCCATCAGGGCATGAAGAGTTCGCTTGTCAGCCGCGAGGTAATTGCGGACTCGGTCGAGCTTTCAGTCCGCGGCCATTGCTATGATGCACTGGTCGGATTTGCCGGCTGTGATAAATCGCTGCCGGGTATGATGATGGCCATGCTCCGCCTCAATATTCCGTCGATCTTTGTCTATGGTGGCTCGATCCTGCCCGGGCGTTTTCACGACAAGGACGTAACTGTCGTCGATGTGTTCGAGGCGGTTGGCCAGTATGAGGCCGAAGCCTGTCCGTTGCAGGAATTGATCGAGCTCGAAAAGGTCGCCTGTCCTGGCCATGGCGCCTGTGGCGGCCAATTTACAGCCAACACCATGGCCTGTGTCGGCGAAGCGATTGGGCTTTCGCTGCCGAACAGCAACATGGTTCCCGCGCCTTATGATTCTAACGATGCCATCGCGCAGGCTGCGGGCCAGCAGGTTATGGACCTACTGGCGGACAATATCCGGCCGCGCGATATCTGTACGAAAGAAGCGTTTCAGAATGCCGCGCGCGTCGTTGCAGCGACTGGCGGTTCGACCAATGCAGCGCTCCATCTGCCGGCCATGGCCAATGAGTGCGGGATCGATTTCGATCTGTTCGACGTCGCGGAAACCTTCAAATCCACGCCATATCTCGCCGATCTCAAGCCTGGCGGGAAATATGTCGCAAAGGATATGTATGAAGCTGGCGGCGTATATATGCTGATGAAGACATTGCTCGCCGACGGCCTGCTCGATGGCAATTGCCAGACGGTTACTGGCAAGTCGCTTGGCGAGAATATCGATCAAGTTACTTGGAACCCCGATCAAAAAGTGATCTACGCTGTTGACGACGCGATCACTCCAACCGGCGGGGTCGTCGGTCTGCGCGGCTCGCTGGCACCCGACGGTGCGATCGTGAAGGTCGCCGGTATGGAGCGGCTCCAGTTCGAGGGGCCAGCGCAGTGCTTTGATAGCGAGGAAGACTGTTTCAAGGCTGTTGAAGAGCGGACGATTGCCGAAGGATCGGTTATCGTCATTCGCTATGAAGGCCCCAAAGGCGGGCCAGGCATGCGCGAGATGCTCTCCACTACGGCAGCGCTCTATGGCCAGGGAATGGGCGAGAAAGTCGCCTTGATCACTGACGGACGTTTTTCGGGCGCGACGCGTGGCTTCTGCATCGGGCATGTCGGCCCGGAGGCTGCCGATTGCGGACCGATCGCACTAGTCCAAGACGGCGACATTATCCGTATCGACGCCGAGGCGGGTACGATCGATCTTGTTGTCGACGCTGCCGAACTGGAACAACGCCGTGCGGCATGGACGCCGCGACAGAATGATTATCAGGCCGGGACATTGTGGCGCTATGCCCAGAATGTCGGCCCAGCCCATGAGGGCGCTGTCACTCATCCCGGAGCCAAGGCGGAAACGCATGTCTATGCGGATATCTAG